ATAAAGTTCTGTAATAACATATTGATCGATGCTACAGATCACACAAATGCAAATCACAATTTGCTAGATGTTACACCAACACCAGAGGCCCTAACCTTCTTCTCAACCACCTTCGACAGCTCCCTAACTTCCTCCTTGGGAATATGGCGAGGGTGACTTAACCAAAGACCTCCATCGACCACCAGTGTTGTCCCATTTACATATTTGCCTGCAAACATGATTATGTCAAATGTCTGTGTTTCAGCTGAATTCAAACTGTTTCACCGCTCTATGGATTCCTTTAGATTACACCTAAAACAGTGTTAGACtgttagggcttgtttgggataaatggtaatggaggggattgagggggctatAATCCCTCACTATTCAAAATTGAGTAGTGAGGGATTCTAGCCCACTTAACCCACTTCATtacctttgatcccaaacaaacCCTTGGTGTCTGTCTAAGTGCTATGGGCCTAGAGCCCAGTTCATATAATCCACTACCATTGGGTATATCAGTATATGTAGTAATTTTCtcttcccctctcctcccttaGCTGCCGCCGCCACCTAGGCAGCATGACCCGCACTCCTacccctcctctcctctcctctcccctctccctcgagGCTGGGTGTCAGTGGTCGCGGCACCTCCACCTCTCCCCGCCACCGCCCCCTCCACCCTAGCCACCGCCGCCGTTCCCCGAGCAAAAATCACAATATAGAGTcggctaaggccttgttcggtaatTACTATTCCATATAGATGGAATGAAATTGGAAAACAATATGAAAGATTTTAAATtgtttgggatttaaacccactcaatccaatacattgagagcaaaacgaacaagcccttctATTAGCTCTGTGGACAATATCTTTCGTAATGACCTTCAGGTAAGTGGTGCACATCTATTGTTGAAATTATGTGAGTATCTGACTTACGATAATCTCGTTAGGAAATATGCAGAACAGAACCAACCTGCATCAGAAGCAAGGTAGAGCGCAGCCATTGCTATGTCCCGCTTCTCCCCAAATTTGAACAATGGCATCATTTCTCGAAGCCCCTTGCTCATTTCTTCAGGTGCAAGCTTCCTCAGCCCCGGGGTGTCTTGAATTGGTCCAGGTGCAATCCCGTTGACTCTAATGTCATAATCTGTTCCCCACTCCAGAGCCAGTGATCTTGTGATGCTATCAACCCCAGCCTATACAAACGAATCTGCTTACTCCAATTATTTTCTGTTATTAAGGAGTGATTCAGAGAAGAACCAGGTACCTTAGCAGCAGAGACATGGATTTGGTACCAAGAAGCACTGTAATGCAGTGTTGCACTTATGTTAATGATTAGTCCACCAGTGGACGGGCCTTTTCCTGGCCCACCCTTTTTCAGATACTTGAGGGCTTCATAGCACATTGTGTATGTACCCAAAGTGTCGATCTCAAGAACTGCAGAGAGAAATTCAGTCATTACAAACTTGTCTGAAAAAAGCGTAATAACAAACAAAGTAAAATAAACAAGTTTTTGATCTAGCAGGCAATCACAATTGCCCAAACCAAAGACTCAGTGAATCTGAATGGAAACAAGAGCACATTTTGATGAAGTACCAGTTCTGAATCCCTTGGGCGTCAAATCCTCCGGGGAAGCAAGGAAGTTGCCAGCTGCACCGTTCACAAGAATGTCGAGCTTGCCAAAATGTGCAACTGTTGCAGCAAGCACTCTGGCCGCGTCCTCCTGGTTGCGGACATCTCCATCGAAACCAACAGCCTGCACGTCACACCGAACTTGGATGATTAAACGGGAACACTTATTTTGTGAAGGAAAAGGTATACCTTTATACTACCCCAAAGAAAAGGAAGTATGGTTCAATTTGTGCTCATTAAGATCACTGCAGGGAACTAGCATACGGGTTTTATTCCACAGGTTTGGCATAGGCACGTTCAGTTCTGAAAACATCTAAGCTGTTCGATTTGATGCACTGACTGCATTCGTCAGGAGTCTGTTTGGGTACAAGAGCTAATAGCTAGCTAAAAAACAGTGAAAATTAGCTCTAGTCCATCCAAACAGGAGAGATAATCAGCGGAGTATATTTTTAGCCAAGTCTTTAGCCAGTGGTTAGTTACAGCAATCCGACCAATATTCCTTACCACAAGATAAACAATATGCACAGCTAGCGAATGGGCAAAAATGTCGTTTTCCCCAAAACTACGAACAGAAAGCATAAACGGGCAGCAGGCAAAATCTAGCCCAAGAATCGCAGCGTTGGGACTAGGGAGTGAGTTCGATggggggggtgggggggggggggggggggggggggggggacggcgTGACGCGCACGAACCCGGAGGCCCTGGGACCGGAGCGCGGCGACGGCCTTGTCGAGGACCTCCCGGCGGCGGCCCATGATGGCGACCTGCGCGCCGTGGCGCGCGAGCTGGGCGGCGATCTCAAAGCAGATGCCGGATCCCCCGCCGGTGACCAGCGCCGCCTTGTCCTTGACCACGTCGGCCCGGAACGGTGACTCCATGGCCTCAGCTCAAATCTCGCGCGCGCCGGCGACGGCCTCGCTCGCGGGTCCGGAGGGATCGGGGGGCGCAGATGGGGAAGCACCGAAGGAGTGCTTGACAGTTGGCCGGTGGCTATTGGGTGACGATGGTTTGTTTGTTTGGGTCCGGGAGGGGGACGGCGGAGCGGAAGCTGAAGTTTCGCGTTGGCTGCTAGCTGCCGGCGCAGCCGGGCTCTGCGCATCTTTGTTTAATACTCCACAGGCCGCACCGCGGCGGCGTTGATCTTCTCCCTCCTATTTTCCAATCCAAGCCGGCACGGCACAGGAACAGGATCGGCGCTACCGCTACGCTAAGATTCGAGGGAGAAGATCGCTAAGATCAGTCGGTCAGAGAAGAGAAGGAAAATTCGAGGAAGTCGCCCCCCCTCATGCTCGGTGGGCCGATTGCGATTGGGTAAAGAAATTATGCCGTCCTTCAGTTCCCACCAGAcagtttcttttcttttcctttggtTTCTCGTGGAGATTATGCCGTCCTGGCGACTGGCGAGGGCTCCAAAACGACGTTACATGACTTGATAAAAATTCCCTCTCCTGATCCTGAGCTCGGCATGCATTGAAGTGAGATATGTTCGCTTCGCTACGCAACATTCCTCAATCTCATCCACAACGACCTGAACAAGCGAGAGCAGTGGAAGCTGCAGGTTCTCCACAGACCACAGCACGTCACGCCGTGTGTTCTTGGCTGGGATTGCATATCAACCATCACAAACAAACCTATCTCAGCCGGTAATCTATGAAAATGCCTTCATGTAATGTAACCGGCTGATGAGCACTACTGTCTGTTTAGTTGAGCGAATTGTTTTCGAGGAAAACGTGGAGTGCGAGTATACGACGATGCAGGCCCAGTCAGGTAAGATTACTGTGATGACGGGATTTCTATCAGCGGGCAGAAACCGGCCCAGCCCTGTATGGTTTCGTAGATTTGGATCGGATCGGAAGGACTC
This portion of the Zea mays cultivar B73 chromosome 2, Zm-B73-REFERENCE-NAM-5.0, whole genome shotgun sequence genome encodes:
- the LOC100194355 gene encoding peroxisomal 2,4-dienoyl-CoA reductase isoform X1, with product MESPFRADVVKDKAALVTGGGSGICFEIAAQLARHGAQVAIMGRRREVLDKAVAALRSQGLRAVGFDGDVRNQEDAARVLAATVAHFGKLDILVNGAAGNFLASPEDLTPKGFRTVLEIDTLGTYTMCYEALKYLKKGGPGKGPSTGGLIINISATLHYSASWYQIHVSAAKAGVDSITRSLALEWGTDYDIRVNGIAPGPIQDTPGLRKLAPEEMSKGLREMMPLFKFGEKRDIAMAALYLASDAGKYVNGTTLVVDGGLWLSHPRHIPKEEVRELSKVVEKKVRASGVGVTSSKL
- the LOC100194355 gene encoding Peroxisomal 2,4-dienoyl-CoA reductase, producing MESPFRADVVKDKAALVTGGGSGICFEIAAQLARHGAQVAIMGRRREVLDKAVAALRSQGLRAVGFDGDVRNQEDAARVLAATVAHFGKLDILVNGAAGNFLASPEDLTPKGFRTVLEIDTLGTYTMCYEALKYLKKGGPGKGPSTGGLIINISATLHYSASWYQIHVSAAKAGVDSITRSLALEWGTDYDIRVNGIAPGPIQDTPGLRKLAPEEMSKGLREMMPLFKFGEKRDIAMAALYLASDAGKYVNGTTLVVDGGLWLSHPRHIPKEEVRELSKVVEKKV